In the genome of Bradysia coprophila strain Holo2 unplaced genomic scaffold, BU_Bcop_v1 contig_494, whole genome shotgun sequence, one region contains:
- the LOC119082821 gene encoding protein Cep89 homolog isoform X2, producing the protein MTSKLPVRKNIEPLYEIASELESHLEKSLKTKNEKNELIYKTFTDNLSVKNVTNKESDSEKVDDKKFKRNFKLREKDEQIEKLVERLQILHTNNEQFAAENDQLKSKECDLCKELLNNENRLRESTLLLRKENDELRDDVRMMKTLIYRLNVQLERHQDELRKCTDQQEQNYPKINFDSSDEQHLHWGSVKAHTLGPLLNAYSEIIKEKNSLVQQYENDLNHFTGKLKDVVAENDQLQTELKASKQDNEVWASDKTRLQAQLDLFRNKAEVQSKRADITKEKLVEVLKCYEQKFQSQNLDLERLQEAYSRAKGELTALRGVQQCPSEVLAESLKEMQKLFQELSSQYDSEKTKLNSTIESLTNSLRDVETKCSQANNENDTLKKHAKSLEEQNDELLNKNTQLRESLARVRLSRESFKSRLKNANSLHRTMEGSQRRVKNTWSDLKQVETLLQQKENHVQSVHLKYLGEIEKLTRKLQQRDDTLKKVLRSTAAPRSRERKAT; encoded by the exons ATGACTTCAAAACTTCCTGTACGGAAGAATATCGAGCCACTGTATGAGATAGCATCCGAACTGGAAAGTCACTTGGAAAAATCGTTGAAGACCAAGAAcgagaaaaatgaattgatttaCAAGACATTTACGGACAATTTGAGTGTGAAAAATGTGACGAACAAAGAGAGCGATTCGGAGAAGGTCGACGACAAGAAATTCAAAAGGAATTTCAAATTGAGG GAAAAAGACgaacaaattgaaaagttgGTGGAGCGCCTACAGATTCTCCACACGAACAACGAACAGTTCGCAGCCGAAAATGatcaattaaaatcgaaaGAGTGCGATCTGTGCAAGGAGTTATTAAACAACGAGAACAGACTTAGAGAAAGCACTCTACTGTTGCGCAAAGAAAACGATGAACTTCGTGACGATGTGAGGATGATGAAAACTCTAATCTATCGACTAAACGTCCAGCTCGAACGACACCAAGATGAACTCAGAAAGTGCACCGATCAGCAGGAACAAAATTacccaaaaattaatttcgattcCAGCGATGAGCAACACTTACACTGGGGTTCGGTAAAGGCGCACACCTTGGGTCCCCTGTTGAACGCTTACAGTGAAATCATCAAGGAGAAGAACAGTTTGGTGCAGCAGTACGAAAACGATCTCAATCATTTCACCGGAAAGCTAAAAGATGTGGTGGCCGAGAACGACCAATTGCAAACGGAGCTCAAAGCTTCGAAACAGGACAACGAAGTGTGGGCAAGCGATAAAACGCGACTTCAAGCTCAATTGGACCTGTTCCGTAATAAAGCGGAAGTGCAATCGAAACGGGCTGACATTACCAAAGAGAAACTGGTCGAAGTTTTGAAGTGCTACGAGCAAAAGTTTCAGTCGCAGAACTTGGATTTGGAACGGCTACAAGAGGCCTACTCGCGAGCTAAAGGCGAACTAACGGCGTTACGTGGCGTTCAGCAGTGTCCGTCGGAAGTGTTAGCCGAAAGTTTGAAGGAGATGCAAAA acTGTTCCAGGAGCTGAGCAGTCAGTACGACAGTGAGAAAACCAAACTGAATTCAACGATAGAATCGTTGACAAATAGCCTGAGAGACGTGGAAACAAAGTGTTCGCAGGCGAACAATGAAAACGACACGCTAAAGAAACATGCTAAATCATTAGAAGAACAAAACGA TGAGCTTCTCAACAAAAACACTCAGCTACGGGAAAGTTTAGCCAGGGTAAGACTATCGAGGGAATCATTCAAAAGTCGACTCAAGAACGCAAATTCCTTGCATAGAACAATGGAAGGCAGTCAACGTCGCGTGAAG AATACTTGGAGTGACCTGAAACAAGTCGAAACGCTGCTGCAGCAAAAGGAGAATCATGTACAGAGTGTCCATCTAAAGTATCTGGGCGAAATCGAAAAACTCACGAGAAAGTTACAGCAACGCGACGATACGTTGAAAAAAGTGTTGCGCTCTACAGCAGCCCCGCGAAGTAGAGAACGAAAGGCAACATAG
- the LOC119082825 gene encoding DNA-directed RNA polymerases I, II, and III subunit RPABC3 codes for MSGVLFEDIFNVKDMDPEGKKFDRVSRLHCESESFKMDLILDINSWVYPMELGDKFRLVLATTLKEDGYPDSGEYNPVDEPSRADSFEYVMYGKIYRIEGDEAANEASSRLSAYVSYGGLLMRLQGDANNLHGFEVDQHLYLLMKKLAF; via the exons atgtccggagtACTATTCGAAGATATATTCAATGTGAAAGACATGGACCCCGAAGGAAAGAAATTCGACAGAGTTAGCCGACTGCATTGCGAATCCGAATCGTTCAAAATGGACTTGATACTAGACATCAATTCGTGGGTATATCCAATGGAACTCGGCGACAAATTCAGATTGGTTCTAGCGACAACACTCAAAGAAGATGGATATCCAG ACAGCGGCGAATACAATCCAGTCGACGAACCTTCCCGGGCTGACAGTTTTGAGTACGTTATGTATGGTAAAATCTATCGAATCGAAGGTGATGAGGCGGCCAATGAAGCGTCCAGTAGATTGTCTGCGTATGTGTCATATGGTGGCTTGCTAATGCGACTACAGGGCGATGCAAACAATTTACATGGATTCGAAGTGGACCAACACTTGTACCTATTGATGAAGAAATTAGCTTTCTAA
- the LOC119082821 gene encoding protein Cep89 homolog isoform X1 — protein MTSKLPVRKNIEPLYEIASELESHLEKSLKTKNEKNELIYKTFTDNLSVKNVTNKESDSEKVDDKKFKRNFKLRLQEKDEQIEKLVERLQILHTNNEQFAAENDQLKSKECDLCKELLNNENRLRESTLLLRKENDELRDDVRMMKTLIYRLNVQLERHQDELRKCTDQQEQNYPKINFDSSDEQHLHWGSVKAHTLGPLLNAYSEIIKEKNSLVQQYENDLNHFTGKLKDVVAENDQLQTELKASKQDNEVWASDKTRLQAQLDLFRNKAEVQSKRADITKEKLVEVLKCYEQKFQSQNLDLERLQEAYSRAKGELTALRGVQQCPSEVLAESLKEMQKLFQELSSQYDSEKTKLNSTIESLTNSLRDVETKCSQANNENDTLKKHAKSLEEQNDELLNKNTQLRESLARVRLSRESFKSRLKNANSLHRTMEGSQRRVKNTWSDLKQVETLLQQKENHVQSVHLKYLGEIEKLTRKLQQRDDTLKKVLRSTAAPRSRERKAT, from the exons ATGACTTCAAAACTTCCTGTACGGAAGAATATCGAGCCACTGTATGAGATAGCATCCGAACTGGAAAGTCACTTGGAAAAATCGTTGAAGACCAAGAAcgagaaaaatgaattgatttaCAAGACATTTACGGACAATTTGAGTGTGAAAAATGTGACGAACAAAGAGAGCGATTCGGAGAAGGTCGACGACAAGAAATTCAAAAGGAATTTCAAATTGAGG TTGCAGGAAAAAGACgaacaaattgaaaagttgGTGGAGCGCCTACAGATTCTCCACACGAACAACGAACAGTTCGCAGCCGAAAATGatcaattaaaatcgaaaGAGTGCGATCTGTGCAAGGAGTTATTAAACAACGAGAACAGACTTAGAGAAAGCACTCTACTGTTGCGCAAAGAAAACGATGAACTTCGTGACGATGTGAGGATGATGAAAACTCTAATCTATCGACTAAACGTCCAGCTCGAACGACACCAAGATGAACTCAGAAAGTGCACCGATCAGCAGGAACAAAATTacccaaaaattaatttcgattcCAGCGATGAGCAACACTTACACTGGGGTTCGGTAAAGGCGCACACCTTGGGTCCCCTGTTGAACGCTTACAGTGAAATCATCAAGGAGAAGAACAGTTTGGTGCAGCAGTACGAAAACGATCTCAATCATTTCACCGGAAAGCTAAAAGATGTGGTGGCCGAGAACGACCAATTGCAAACGGAGCTCAAAGCTTCGAAACAGGACAACGAAGTGTGGGCAAGCGATAAAACGCGACTTCAAGCTCAATTGGACCTGTTCCGTAATAAAGCGGAAGTGCAATCGAAACGGGCTGACATTACCAAAGAGAAACTGGTCGAAGTTTTGAAGTGCTACGAGCAAAAGTTTCAGTCGCAGAACTTGGATTTGGAACGGCTACAAGAGGCCTACTCGCGAGCTAAAGGCGAACTAACGGCGTTACGTGGCGTTCAGCAGTGTCCGTCGGAAGTGTTAGCCGAAAGTTTGAAGGAGATGCAAAA acTGTTCCAGGAGCTGAGCAGTCAGTACGACAGTGAGAAAACCAAACTGAATTCAACGATAGAATCGTTGACAAATAGCCTGAGAGACGTGGAAACAAAGTGTTCGCAGGCGAACAATGAAAACGACACGCTAAAGAAACATGCTAAATCATTAGAAGAACAAAACGA TGAGCTTCTCAACAAAAACACTCAGCTACGGGAAAGTTTAGCCAGGGTAAGACTATCGAGGGAATCATTCAAAAGTCGACTCAAGAACGCAAATTCCTTGCATAGAACAATGGAAGGCAGTCAACGTCGCGTGAAG AATACTTGGAGTGACCTGAAACAAGTCGAAACGCTGCTGCAGCAAAAGGAGAATCATGTACAGAGTGTCCATCTAAAGTATCTGGGCGAAATCGAAAAACTCACGAGAAAGTTACAGCAACGCGACGATACGTTGAAAAAAGTGTTGCGCTCTACAGCAGCCCCGCGAAGTAGAGAACGAAAGGCAACATAG